The genomic DNA TAGAAAAAACAGGTTGACTATGCAAGTAACAAAACAAGGTCTTCAAGTATTTTTTAAAAAGAAAAATATTGAATTCACCTTCCGAAATTATTTTATTCATGTCATGAGCTTTATGGCTCTGGGGTTATTTTCATCACTCCTTATTGGCTCAATTCTCAATACGATTGGGATTAAGTTTGGCATTCCAATTTTATCCGAAACATTATGGCCCATAGCTAAGCAGATGACAGGACCTGCGATAGGGGTTGCTATCGCGTATGCCTTAAAAGCCCCACCATTGGTACTTTTCTCGGCTACTACAGCTGGTGCCGCTGGTGCAGCGATGGGGGGGCCTGTTGGTGCTTATATCGCAGCCGTTGTTGCAACTGAATGTGGCAAGTTAGTCGCAAACGAAACTAAGGTCGACATTTTGGTAACACCTGCCGTTACTGTGACTATAGGTGTCTTAGTAGGAAGTTGGGTTGGGCCGCATGTTGGCGAATTAATGGATGGTTTAGGTAATATCATCATATCAGCAACAACGTTACAGCCATTATTAATGGGGGCGGTTGTTGCTGTGCTAATGGGTATGGCATTAACGCTACCTATTAGTAGTGCAGCTATTGCGATTATGCTAAGCCTAAATGGATTGGCTGCTGGAGCTGCAACCGTTGGTTGCTGTGCACAAATGGTCGGGTTTGCGGTGATGAGCTTTCGTGAAAACCGTTGGGCGGGTCTAGCTGCTCAGGGGATTGGAACGTCAATGCTACAGATGCCCAATATTATCCGTAATCCTAAGATATGGTGGCCGCCTATTATTACCTCTGCCATTCTCGGTCCTGTATCTACGTTGCTATTTACGATGGAAAACACACCACTTGGTGCTGGTATGGGTACATCTGGCTTTGTTGGCCAAATTCAAACGTATATAGCAATGGAAGGTGTAGGTTTAGCTGATGGTGATATATATAAAGCAATCTTTATCATGCACTTTCTTGCCCCTGCGGTAATCACATTAGTTATTGCAGAAGCAATGCGTAAAATCGGCTGGATCAAAGCTGGCGATCTAACCCTAAACCTATCAAGCAAATAGTCTGACGGTTCACCTAATTGGCTGCTGTTACTGGATAGCAGCCAAGCTTTTTACCGATATCCCACATTGATAAAAAGCATCCGCTTGTGCTTTATCCGCGACAAAGAACAAGTGTGTGTTCATTCCATCCATATCTAGCCGTGTTTTATTTCCCCGCGCTTTGAACTCTTTAATAAATGCGGTGGCATTGTCATTTGGTGGTGACAGGGTTGTCGCATAGATAGCCATGTTATCAACTTCTTTATAGAGCCTATGATCAACAGGGTAATCTTGGTTTGCATACCAGTTATCAAGTTGTGTGGTTGATTGACGTAGTAGGCCAGCACTCTTGTCTTGGAACGATTGGCGATGAAAAACAGTAACGGCGGCTTCCTCGCTAGCTGATAGGCTTAAAAGCAGTACAATGTTTTGCTGGTTGCGTTCCTCATTCACAGTAAGAAAGCAGGTATTGCCTTGTTGATGGTAACTCGAATTCTCAAGTAATGGTGTTGAAAATGCGGATACGGTTAGGAATAAAAGTGGGGTAACCATTACTTGCCTCCTTGAGCGTTGAAATTATCGCGTACAATAATGTGTCTTCTTGACTTGAATGTAGCTAGCTGTGGTTGAGACAGATGTCTTAGAGGCTGGATTCACCTGCAGTAAGAACTTGTCTTAATATTTGGACAGGTGAAATTCATAAAAGTGCAGTGAATATAATTGATATTGTGCTGACATATATCGCTATCTAGCTGATATGATTAGTAACAACGCTGGCTTTAATGTGAGGAAGGTAACGATGCCCTCAAAAATGCAAAATGGAAGCACAACATCATCTTTGGTTATAGCTGCATTCGTCGGATCTGCAATAGGCTTTATTTTATCAACGGCGGTATGGCAGCGCCAAGATCGCCCTACGCAGGATCAATACCAAATAGCTATTGACGAAAATCAGCAATGGAAAGAGAAATACACGCAACTTGACGTGCGTTATACCCAGTTGGAGACACAGTCGTCATTGGATAAGAAGCAATATAGCGCAGACTTAAACACGGCAAAGACCCAATTGGAACAACAGAAAAAAGATTTTGAAGCTAAACTTGCCCAGCTGAAAAAACAGCAAAAGAAAATGACTGTTTCTCAGAAAAAGCTGGATACAAAAGTGGTGGCGTTAAAAGTGACAGCTGAGAAACAAAAAGTTGTTCTTGATAACTCGAAAGAGTTGTATCAGCAGCAGTTAAAACTTCAAAAACAAATAGATAGTGCTGCCGCTGATGTTAAAAAAGCACAAGCAGTAGCGAAAGAATCGAAGAAAGCTTGTGATGAGTTTAAAAGCGGAACAAGCTGGGATTGGGTATCAGAAGCGGATTGTACCAAGTACGAAGCTAAGCTTGATATCGTAGAGGGTGAACAGGCTAAGCTCAGTGCCTTAAATAGTGAATTAGAAATACTCAATCGTAAGATTGAGATATCACTGCCTGAATAACCATGAAATATTTATAAACGCGACGTTCGATTAAAAGGTGGGGAGCCCTGCCTTTTATAAATGAAGGTGTGATTGTGGTTTTGTACCATATTTTATGCCATATGGATTATTGGGATAAATATGAAAAATAGCATCTTTGCTGATATACCAAGCGAGCTACCTGATGAATTTTTTAACGATATTGTAAAAGCACCCAATGTGCGTATTGAACGCATCGTCTCGAAAGGTCACATCACGCCGAGTGGCGATTGGTATGATCAGGATGAAAACGAATGGGTGATGGTCATAAAGGGTCAAGCTAAGCTGTTATTTGAAACGGATATGAATGAAGTGAACTTACAAGAAGGTGAGTACATCAATATCCCAGCACACCAACGTCACCGCGTCACTTGGACTGACCCAAGTCAGGAAACGGTTTGGTTAGCTGTCTTCTATTAACCGTGTGTTAGGCTACTTAAAGCGCTAAAAAAAGGCTTACTCAATGCTCGTTATTACGATGATTGATTAAGCCTTTTTTGTTTAATTCAGTATTAGTATTAAATATTTAATGCACCTAAATATTCAATGTGCCACTGGCTAACAAAGTAATGGCTGAACTTGCCATCACAGTAATGACTATAGCGCCGAACCACTCTTTTTTACTGTAGAGTAAAGCCTGATTTCGCTCTTTACGTGTCCAAAACATAACAAGCAACCCCGGAAAGTAAAGGAGCGCCACGAGTAATAAGTAATCCAAGCCAGCGGCATAAATTAACCATGTACCGTATAACGTTGCGATACTACTTGCGAGCAAATCCCAATTGCGTGCACTACGGCTACCTTCATAGCAATTGTTCTTCAATGCAACTTGTAAACCGTACGCTGCAGATAGGCCGTAAGGGATCAAGATTGAAGAAGTTGCAATGTTGACGAGTGTTAAGTAAGTACTTTCGCTAAATAACGTCATGATTAAGAAGGCTTGCACACCGATTGTCGAAGCTGTTAATGCAGCAATGGGAGCGCCGTGGCTATTTTCACGACTAAACCATCGAGGGAATAACCCTTGCTTGGCTGCAACCATAGGGGCTTCCGCCGTTACAACCGTCCAGCTTAAAAGCGCACCACATACTGAAACAATTAAACCAATATTTATTAGCCATGCGCCCCAAGGGCCAACAATATGCTCAAGGATGTGTGCCATAGATGGGTTGTTAAGTGCTGCCAATTCTTGTTGTGTCATTACACCAAAAGCAAAAAGTGTTACAGATACATACAAAACGAGTGCAACGACTAAGGCAATAATAGTTGCTTGTCCGATAGCTTTACGGTTTTGGGCACGCCCCGATAGCACGACAGCACCTTCAATACCAATGAATACCCAAAGGGTTATCGACATGGTATAGCGGACTTGATCCATCACATTACCTAAGCCACTATTGTTCTGCGCCCATATGTCCATACTGAATTTATCAACATTGGCAGCAAGTACAGCAAATGCGAGGAAGGCACAGAGTGGAACTAACTTGGCAAGTGTGACAACAACATTGACTAATGCTGCTTCTTTGATGCCTCGAGTGACTAAAAAATGCATCAACCAAATTAAAATGGTTGCACCAAGCATGGCTTGCCAAGTGTTTCCTGACCCAAACAAAATGTTGTCAGGTGTGTCAGTAAAGTAGCCAATCGCACTGAATACGACAACGGCATATGAAGTATTAGCAAGTAGTGTATTTAGCCAAAATCCCCATGCGGAATTAAAACCAAGAAAATCCCCAAAACCAGCTTGTGCATAAGCAATGACACCACCGTCTAAGTTGGGTTTACGGATTGAAAGGCTATAAAAAACACGGACTAAACCAAGCATGCCAATGCCCGTTATAAGCCACCCGATCATTACAGCACCTGGCCCTGCGCCTGCGGCCATATTTTGCGGTAAACTGAAAATACCTGCGCCAACCATAGTGCTTAAAACCAGTGCGGTGAGTGCGCCTAGTCCTAATTTATTATTCATTATATTTTTTAGCTTTTTTAAAGATGCTATAAGCCTAGTAGCAAAAAACAAGATAACGCGTAGTTATTCATATCCAATCAAAAGCTGAATATAGATGAATGCATCGTGATATCTGACTATTAAGCTGCGCATTAGAGAAAATGAAGGGTAAAGATAGAGGATTGCAGGACAAACATCAATTTGAAGCTGATGGGTTGGTGAATAAAACCTCTCTTTATGTGGTTTTATTTTCTAGCGTTTGCATTTAATGAGAATTCTGTCGCGGCATAGTTGTATTTTGGAAGATATTTATACTGCCCAGATAAATGAAGGTCTGGGCATATAATTAGATTGGTATTTTAGAAAGCGACACGACGAGCAAGTGCTGATGGGTAATGGCGCTGTTCGGCAAGTTGTTCAGCAAAATTTTCCACTTGTTCTAATGTTAGGCTTCGCGTAATAGGGAAGCTTAACTCAAGGCTAGTGTGTTGATCATTCGTAATTAACTCGAGCTTTTTCAATTTATCGACAACGGCATCTGCAGCTGAAAGAGCTGATGATGCTTTCACGATTTCAGTCCTCGCATAATTGATACCATCAAAACTGATATCAACGGCACGTAATGATGGATCTGTCCCTGGGATCTGTTGCGCACCAAATAGAGGCTTACCCCCGATCGTTGCCGACGAAAACTCAGGAATAAACTGCGCCATATGGTTAATTGCTCGTGAGCTTCTTAAATCAACCTCATCTTGTTGCCAATGCTGTGTTAACTTCTTGATAAAAGGTGCGCTCAATTCAGGCTGTGCATTGGCAGCGGTAGAACTGACTAAGCCTTTTGGAAATAGAGTAATGTCTTCTGTCATGCCATGTAATTGGAAATAACCGTCAGGGTATGGTGTTAATTGTGCCATACCATTGGGGGTACCTCGCTCACCGTGGAAAATCACCTCTGGCCATGTACCTTGGCTATGTTCCCAATGCGTAACGTAGGCCGCTTTAAATTCCACCATTCGTTCACGAGGTAGCTTTGCTAGATTATCAAGCGTACCTGTTTTGTAACCGCATGCGTTTATCAAATAATCAACATGTTCATAGCCTGTAACCCAATCACCAAGTGTTGAATCAAATTGCTGATAATGAACATTCCATTGCGATGTCGATTCGCATTGCTCAAGGTGGTTCACTTTAGCGGTTGTTAGCACTTTACAATGCGACATTTGTGACAAAGCAAGTGATGCGGTTGCTGCTATACGAAAGACACTCAAGCCATATTCTTGCACTAAGACAAGCGGGTATTTGAATTCATCAAGATTGAGATTTTTAGCAACAGGGATCATCCAATCATCAAGTGATGACGGTGTGCTAGGAAAATCTCTTGATGCAAGCTCTATTAAAGTGTCTTGGTCATAGAGCTTAAAGTAATCGCTTGGCTCACCTAGAACTTTATTATTAGCATCAGACTCAATGAGAGAATGGTAGGTGTTTCGCAGTAATTCAAGCCGAGATAAAAGAGCATCGGGCTCACCTTTATCTCGTTTGGGTACCGCAATCACCGTTGGGCGTATGTTGGCTGTGTGGGGGAAAACACGCAGGGTATCGATTGATTGTTTGAGTAAGTCCACACATTGTTGATCAGAAATTTCACGGTATAAATTACCACCCGCGTGTAAGTGGCAAATAGGAGGGCCATTGACAAGGGATGCGCCTTCTTCAAATAACACCACTTCAACCCCAATTTCAGCGAGTCTTAAAGCGATGGTTGAGCCCGCAACACCGCCTCCAACAATGCCAACTTTAGAGGTTTTTTTTGTGCTATTTATTTTGTTCATAATCATTGGTAATAACAATCAATCCGAAATATTCGAGTCGCTATTCTACTGAGCCATTGCAGGTAATGAAATAGTTAGAATGTAATCGTTTGCCTTTATATACGAAATTGATGGATAAATAGTTCTTTTTTGTGCATGTTTTGTACGATGAAGATCTCAGCTTCTAGCAAAATACCGAGAACTTAAACAATGTTTATTCCCATGAGGGGTATGGCGATGGCCGCTTAGCGTGGATTGTATGTTTTAGTGGCAAACTTAACATTCAAGAATGGATTGCATGCGTTTAAAATACGAGAAAAGCACATTTTGATGGGAATTAAGCAAGACCAAGTAACAATCTACTGATATTATTGCCGTACTAAAATAAATCAAAAAAAGCGCTCCATAAACCAAAACGCGTATCAATATGCAGGTTCTATAGCGAAGAGTTGTGTTACATCATCCCGATACATTTGGTATGGCGATGAAGGCACTGTATTGGGTTCGGCATGCTAATAATAAGGATGTTAACAGCTCTTCGTTAGGTTGAAACTAAACTCGCATTACACTGCATGTTGGCGTATATCGGCAACAAGAAGCGCATCGGAGCGAGTATGACACCGTCAGTATTAATATGTGATGACTCCGCATTAGCCAGAAAGCAAATGGCGCGCGCTTTACCAAGTTCGTTGAATGCCGAAGTTACATTTGCAGTAAATGGCCTTGATGCATTAAAACAGCTGCAAGAAAAACAGTTTTCGCTGATGTTTCTTGATCTTACCATGCCAGAAATGGATGGTTATCAAACGTTACAAGCGATTAAAGAACAGGGTATCGACATCAAAGTTATCGTCGTTTCTGGCGATATTCAGCCCCAGGCACAATCACGTGTAAAAGCCCTTGGTGCGATCGATTTTCTCAAAAAACCTGTCGACAAAGCATATATAAAAACGCTGCTACAAGATCTTCTGCCACCTCCTGCAGAGTTTGATTTTGATGCTCCTTTTCAGCGTACAGCTATTCCAGCATTACGCCGCCGTGATATTTACCTTGAAGTCGCCAACGTTGCGATTGGCCGTGCAGCTGATTCGTTAGCACGCCATTTCGACGTGTTTGTGAATTTACCGCTACCAAACGTGAACGTGTTTGAAGTGAGCGAACTTCACATGACAATGCGTCACCTCGCCAGTAACAGTAATATGTCGGGAGTATGCCAAGGGTTTAGTGGCGAAGGTATTGCAGGGGAGGCACTTGTTTTATTAAGTGACTCTAGTGTTAGCGAAGTCATGCAGCTGATGCAATATCCTGCAGGTAGCGGACAAGATGTTGAGTTAGAGCTATTAATGGATGTGAGCAACATTCTTGTGGGCTCTTTTTTGAAAGGGTTGGGGCAGCAGGCTGAAGTTAAATTCTTCCAAAGTCACCCAGTTTTGCTCGGAAAGCATCAACCTGTCGATTCTTTCATTGATCAAACATC from Photobacterium sanguinicancri includes the following:
- a CDS encoding response regulator gives rise to the protein MTPSVLICDDSALARKQMARALPSSLNAEVTFAVNGLDALKQLQEKQFSLMFLDLTMPEMDGYQTLQAIKEQGIDIKVIVVSGDIQPQAQSRVKALGAIDFLKKPVDKAYIKTLLQDLLPPPAEFDFDAPFQRTAIPALRRRDIYLEVANVAIGRAADSLARHFDVFVNLPLPNVNVFEVSELHMTMRHLASNSNMSGVCQGFSGEGIAGEALVLLSDSSVSEVMQLMQYPAGSGQDVELELLMDVSNILVGSFLKGLGQQAEVKFFQSHPVLLGKHQPVDSFIDQTSGNWRRTMTFEVSYCIENTNIKCDMLLMFVDESLPLLDNKLSYLLDED
- a CDS encoding HlyD family secretion protein, with translation MPSKMQNGSTTSSLVIAAFVGSAIGFILSTAVWQRQDRPTQDQYQIAIDENQQWKEKYTQLDVRYTQLETQSSLDKKQYSADLNTAKTQLEQQKKDFEAKLAQLKKQQKKMTVSQKKLDTKVVALKVTAEKQKVVLDNSKELYQQQLKLQKQIDSAAADVKKAQAVAKESKKACDEFKSGTSWDWVSEADCTKYEAKLDIVEGEQAKLSALNSELEILNRKIEISLPE
- a CDS encoding basic amino acid/polyamine antiporter, which encodes MNNKLGLGALTALVLSTMVGAGIFSLPQNMAAGAGPGAVMIGWLITGIGMLGLVRVFYSLSIRKPNLDGGVIAYAQAGFGDFLGFNSAWGFWLNTLLANTSYAVVVFSAIGYFTDTPDNILFGSGNTWQAMLGATILIWLMHFLVTRGIKEAALVNVVVTLAKLVPLCAFLAFAVLAANVDKFSMDIWAQNNSGLGNVMDQVRYTMSITLWVFIGIEGAVVLSGRAQNRKAIGQATIIALVVALVLYVSVTLFAFGVMTQQELAALNNPSMAHILEHIVGPWGAWLINIGLIVSVCGALLSWTVVTAEAPMVAAKQGLFPRWFSRENSHGAPIAALTASTIGVQAFLIMTLFSESTYLTLVNIATSSILIPYGLSAAYGLQVALKNNCYEGSRSARNWDLLASSIATLYGTWLIYAAGLDYLLLVALLYFPGLLVMFWTRKERNQALLYSKKEWFGAIVITVMASSAITLLASGTLNI
- a CDS encoding cupin domain-containing protein, translated to MKNSIFADIPSELPDEFFNDIVKAPNVRIERIVSKGHITPSGDWYDQDENEWVMVIKGQAKLLFETDMNEVNLQEGEYINIPAHQRHRVTWTDPSQETVWLAVFY
- a CDS encoding PTS transporter subunit IIC gives rise to the protein MQVTKQGLQVFFKKKNIEFTFRNYFIHVMSFMALGLFSSLLIGSILNTIGIKFGIPILSETLWPIAKQMTGPAIGVAIAYALKAPPLVLFSATTAGAAGAAMGGPVGAYIAAVVATECGKLVANETKVDILVTPAVTVTIGVLVGSWVGPHVGELMDGLGNIIISATTLQPLLMGAVVAVLMGMALTLPISSAAIAIMLSLNGLAAGAATVGCCAQMVGFAVMSFRENRWAGLAAQGIGTSMLQMPNIIRNPKIWWPPIITSAILGPVSTLLFTMENTPLGAGMGTSGFVGQIQTYIAMEGVGLADGDIYKAIFIMHFLAPAVITLVIAEAMRKIGWIKAGDLTLNLSSK
- a CDS encoding FAD-dependent oxidoreductase, whose translation is MNKINSTKKTSKVGIVGGGVAGSTIALRLAEIGVEVVLFEEGASLVNGPPICHLHAGGNLYREISDQQCVDLLKQSIDTLRVFPHTANIRPTVIAVPKRDKGEPDALLSRLELLRNTYHSLIESDANNKVLGEPSDYFKLYDQDTLIELASRDFPSTPSSLDDWMIPVAKNLNLDEFKYPLVLVQEYGLSVFRIAATASLALSQMSHCKVLTTAKVNHLEQCESTSQWNVHYQQFDSTLGDWVTGYEHVDYLINACGYKTGTLDNLAKLPRERMVEFKAAYVTHWEHSQGTWPEVIFHGERGTPNGMAQLTPYPDGYFQLHGMTEDITLFPKGLVSSTAANAQPELSAPFIKKLTQHWQQDEVDLRSSRAINHMAQFIPEFSSATIGGKPLFGAQQIPGTDPSLRAVDISFDGINYARTEIVKASSALSAADAVVDKLKKLELITNDQHTSLELSFPITRSLTLEQVENFAEQLAEQRHYPSALARRVAF